A single genomic interval of Eurosta solidaginis isolate ZX-2024a chromosome 3, ASM4086904v1, whole genome shotgun sequence harbors:
- the resilin gene encoding pro-resilin isoform X1 — MSRICSFMSLLLVASAVLARPEPPVSSYLPPSANGNGIGSGGAGRPSSSYGVPGLGNGNGNGNSGGRPSSSYGVPGLSGNGNGSGRPSSTYGAPGLSGGNGNGNGSGRPSSTYGAPGLGGGNGNGNGGGRPSSSYGAPGLGGNGNGNGNGGGRPSSSYGAPGLGGGNGNGNGNGGQRPTSTYGAPGFGSNGNGAGRPSSTYGAPGLGGGNGNGNGGERPSSTYGAPGLNGNGLGGGSKPSDSYGPPASGNGNGYTNGNGAGRPSQAYLPPGLGGRNGNGNGDGSGRNGNGNGGADGYDYAQGGGSNGDDSGEPAQYEFSYEVEDAPSGLSFGHSEMRDGDYTTGQYNVLLPDGRKQVVDYEADQGGYRPQIRYEGEANTGLGGGAGGDNGYEYEQNGNGLGGGNGYSNGQDLGGNGYSSGRPTGNGNGNGNGNGRGNGYSSRNGKGRNGNGNGGQRLGGNGYSDGRPNGQDLGNSGYSSGRPGGNGNGNGYPNGNGSGNGNGYSNANGNGNGYSNGNGSGSGGQYNDNGNGYSDGRPGGEDNTDGQGYSNGRPNGFGPGGQNGDNDGNGYRY, encoded by the exons ATGTCGAGAATTTGTAGTTTTATGAGTTTATTGCTGGTAGCGTCAGCAGTGCTGGCCCGTCCCGAACCACCAGTGAGCTCTTACCTGCCACCTTCAGCTAATGGAAATGGTATTGGAAGTGGTGGCGCTGGTCGTCCCTCATCTTCGTATGGTGTGCCCGGTCTGGGCAATGGTAATGGTAATGGAAACAGTGGCGGACGTCCCTCAAGCTCATATGGCGTGCCTGGTTTAAGTGGAAATGGAAACGGTAGCGGACGCCCATCGAGTACATATGGTGCACCTGGTCTGAGTGGCGGTAACGGAAATGGAAACGGTAGCGGACGTCCATCGAGTACATATGGCGCGCCTGGTTTGGGTGGTGGTAATGGCAACGGAAACGGAGGCGGACGACCATCAAGCTCGTATGGCGCACCTGGTTTGGGTGGAAATGGCAACGGAAATGGCAATGGTGGCGGACGTCCGTCAAGCTCATACGGTGCTCCTGGCTTGGGTGGTGGTAACGGCAATGGAAACGGCAACGGTGGTCAACGGCCCACAAGCACGTATGGCGCGCCTGGCTTTGGAAGCAATGGTAATGGCGCTGGACGTCCTTCGTCCACTTATGGTGCTCCAGGCTTGGGTGGTGGTAATGGTAACGGTAACGGTGGTGAACGTCCATCAAGCACATACGGTGCGCCCGGTTTGAATGGCAATGGATTAGGCGGTGGTTCGAAACCATCCGATAGCTATGGTCCACCAGCTTCTGGCAATGGTAATGGTTATACAAATGGAAACGGCGCTGGACGTCCGAGTCAGGCATACTTGCCACCTGGTTTGGGTGGACGCAATGGTAATGGTAATGGTGACGGGAGCGGACGTAATGGTAATGGAAATGGTGGCGCTGATGGTTACGACTACGCGCAAGGTGGTGGCAGTAATGGCGATGACAGTGGC GAACCAGCACAATACGAATTTAGTTACGAAGTCGAAGATGCCCCGAGTGGTTTGTCTTTCGGACATTCAGAAATGCGCGACGGTGATTATACGACGGGCCAGTACAATGTGTTGTTGCCCGATGGAAGGAAGCAA GTTGTCGATTATGAAGCCGATCAAGGTGGCTATCGTCCACAAATCCGATACGAAGGCGAAGCCAACACTGGACTCGGTGGTGGTGCTGGTGGCGATAATGGCTATGAATACGAACAAAATGGGAATGGGCTCGGCGGTGGTAATGGGTATTCGAATGGTCAGGATTTAGGCGGTAATGGTTACTCAAGTGGACGACCCACAGGTAATGGTAATGGCAACGGTAACGGCAATGGAAGAGGAAATGGCTACAGTAGTCGCAACGGTAAAGGACGTAATGGCAATGGCAATGGTGGACAGCGACTTGGAGGTAATGGTTACTCGGATGGTCGTCCAAATGGACAAGATTTAGGTAATAGCGGCTATTCAAGTGGACGCCCAGGTGGTAATGGAAATGGAAATGGTTACCCAAATGGTAACGGCAGTGGTAATGGTAACGGTTACTCGAACGCTAACGGCAACGGCAATGGTTACTCGAACGGTAATGGCAGCGGCAGTGGTGGCCAATACAATGATAATGGCAATGGTTACTCTGACGGCAGACCTGGAGGAGAAGATAATACCGATGGACAGGGTTATTCTAATGGACGTCCAAATGGATTCGGTCCTGGTGGCCAGAACGGCGATAACGATGGTAATGGTTATCGTTAttaa
- the resilin gene encoding pro-resilin isoform X2, with the protein MSRICSFMSLLLVASAVLARPEPPVSSYLPPSANGNGIGSGGAGRPSSSYGVPGLGNGNGNGNSGGRPSSSYGVPGLSGNGNGSGRPSSTYGAPGLSGGNGNGNGSGRPSSTYGAPGLGGGNGNGNGGGRPSSSYGAPGLGGNGNGNGNGGGRPSSSYGAPGLGGGNGNGNGNGGQRPTSTYGAPGFGSNGNGAGRPSSTYGAPGLGGGNGNGNGGERPSSTYGAPGLNGNGLGGGSKPSDSYGPPASGNGNGYTNGNGAGRPSQAYLPPGLGGRNGNGNGDGSGRNGNGNGGADGYDYAQGGGSNGDDSGVVDYEADQGGYRPQIRYEGEANTGLGGGAGGDNGYEYEQNGNGLGGGNGYSNGQDLGGNGYSSGRPTGNGNGNGNGNGRGNGYSSRNGKGRNGNGNGGQRLGGNGYSDGRPNGQDLGNSGYSSGRPGGNGNGNGYPNGNGSGNGNGYSNANGNGNGYSNGNGSGSGGQYNDNGNGYSDGRPGGEDNTDGQGYSNGRPNGFGPGGQNGDNDGNGYRY; encoded by the exons ATGTCGAGAATTTGTAGTTTTATGAGTTTATTGCTGGTAGCGTCAGCAGTGCTGGCCCGTCCCGAACCACCAGTGAGCTCTTACCTGCCACCTTCAGCTAATGGAAATGGTATTGGAAGTGGTGGCGCTGGTCGTCCCTCATCTTCGTATGGTGTGCCCGGTCTGGGCAATGGTAATGGTAATGGAAACAGTGGCGGACGTCCCTCAAGCTCATATGGCGTGCCTGGTTTAAGTGGAAATGGAAACGGTAGCGGACGCCCATCGAGTACATATGGTGCACCTGGTCTGAGTGGCGGTAACGGAAATGGAAACGGTAGCGGACGTCCATCGAGTACATATGGCGCGCCTGGTTTGGGTGGTGGTAATGGCAACGGAAACGGAGGCGGACGACCATCAAGCTCGTATGGCGCACCTGGTTTGGGTGGAAATGGCAACGGAAATGGCAATGGTGGCGGACGTCCGTCAAGCTCATACGGTGCTCCTGGCTTGGGTGGTGGTAACGGCAATGGAAACGGCAACGGTGGTCAACGGCCCACAAGCACGTATGGCGCGCCTGGCTTTGGAAGCAATGGTAATGGCGCTGGACGTCCTTCGTCCACTTATGGTGCTCCAGGCTTGGGTGGTGGTAATGGTAACGGTAACGGTGGTGAACGTCCATCAAGCACATACGGTGCGCCCGGTTTGAATGGCAATGGATTAGGCGGTGGTTCGAAACCATCCGATAGCTATGGTCCACCAGCTTCTGGCAATGGTAATGGTTATACAAATGGAAACGGCGCTGGACGTCCGAGTCAGGCATACTTGCCACCTGGTTTGGGTGGACGCAATGGTAATGGTAATGGTGACGGGAGCGGACGTAATGGTAATGGAAATGGTGGCGCTGATGGTTACGACTACGCGCAAGGTGGTGGCAGTAATGGCGATGACAGTGGC GTTGTCGATTATGAAGCCGATCAAGGTGGCTATCGTCCACAAATCCGATACGAAGGCGAAGCCAACACTGGACTCGGTGGTGGTGCTGGTGGCGATAATGGCTATGAATACGAACAAAATGGGAATGGGCTCGGCGGTGGTAATGGGTATTCGAATGGTCAGGATTTAGGCGGTAATGGTTACTCAAGTGGACGACCCACAGGTAATGGTAATGGCAACGGTAACGGCAATGGAAGAGGAAATGGCTACAGTAGTCGCAACGGTAAAGGACGTAATGGCAATGGCAATGGTGGACAGCGACTTGGAGGTAATGGTTACTCGGATGGTCGTCCAAATGGACAAGATTTAGGTAATAGCGGCTATTCAAGTGGACGCCCAGGTGGTAATGGAAATGGAAATGGTTACCCAAATGGTAACGGCAGTGGTAATGGTAACGGTTACTCGAACGCTAACGGCAACGGCAATGGTTACTCGAACGGTAATGGCAGCGGCAGTGGTGGCCAATACAATGATAATGGCAATGGTTACTCTGACGGCAGACCTGGAGGAGAAGATAATACCGATGGACAGGGTTATTCTAATGGACGTCCAAATGGATTCGGTCCTGGTGGCCAGAACGGCGATAACGATGGTAATGGTTATCGTTAttaa
- the Vkor gene encoding vitamin K epoxide reductase complex subunit 1-like protein 1 — MSNSFWRFRLWCIVGLILSVYATYVELRAEGDAEYVAMCDLSPKVSCTAVFTSSYGRGFGLTKYFTSWSPPNGMLGIAFYILLILLTPPRHLSLSLLQLLLCFVSNLLSLYLAYLLYFVLEDLCVVCVSIYIVNFFCLLESWNIFKHFWSERDRTLGEFQMCGNKKNN; from the exons ATGAGTAACTCATTTTGGCGTTTCCGCCTTTGGTGCATTGTTGGTCTAATTTTGTCTGTGTATGCCACCTACGTGGAGTTGAGAGCGGAGGGGGATGCAGAATACGTGGCAATGTGCGATTTGAGTCCGAAAGTGAGTTGTACGGCGGTGTTTACATCAAG TTACGGCAGAGGATTTGGTCTCaccaaatattttaccagctggaGTCCGCCAAATGGCATGCTCGGTATAGCTTTTTATATTTTGCTGATATTATTAA CTCCACCGCGCCATCTTTCACTCTCATTGCTCCAGCTGTTGCTTTGTTTTGTTTCAAATTTGTTGTCTCTTTACTTGGCATAtttgttgtattttgttttagAAGATTTATGTGTTGTTTGTGTATCAATTTATATTGTTAATTTCTTTTGTTTGCTGGAATCGTGGAATATTTTCAAGCATTTTTGGAGTGAGCGAGATAGAACACTTGGGGAATTTCAAATGTGtggcaataaaaaaaataattag